The proteins below are encoded in one region of Mangifera indica cultivar Alphonso chromosome 7, CATAS_Mindica_2.1, whole genome shotgun sequence:
- the LOC123221661 gene encoding nuclear transcription factor Y subunit B-1-like, which translates to MGDNIGASGSSTEDGGIKEQERLLPIANVGRIMKQILPPNAKISKEAKETMQECVSEFISFITSEASEKCKKERRKTVNGDDICWAIGTLGFDNYAGPLKRYLHKFREIEGDRANNQQEKAAGSNSNTEDQKEEPSLYVTDHHHNQPTRFSFNSMPY; encoded by the coding sequence ATGGGAGATAATATTGGAGCAAGTGGTTCGAGTACTGAAGATGGAGGTATCAAGGAGCAAGAGCGGCTGTTGCCAATAGCGAACGTGGGGAGAATCATGAAGCAGATTTTGCCACCAAACGCGAAAATATCAAAGGAAGCTAAAGAAACGATGCAAGAATGTGTTTCAGAGTTCATAAGTTTTATCACCAGTGAAGCTTCGGAAAAGTGCAAAAAAGAAAGGCGGAAGACTGTGAATGGAGATGATATTTGCTGGGCTATAGGAACGCTAGGTTTTGATAACTACGCCGGGCCATTAAAAAGGTATTTGCATAAGTTTAGGGAAATAGAGGGAGATAGAGCAAATAATCAGCAGGAGAAGGCTGCTGGGAGTAACAGCAATACTGAAGATCAAAAGGAGGAACCATCTTTATATGTAACTGATCATCATCATAATCAGCCTACAAGATTTAGTTTCAACTCAATGCCATATTAA